A region from the Gemmatimonadota bacterium genome encodes:
- a CDS encoding sigma-54 dependent transcriptional regulator — protein MAKILIVDDEASIRGALQQVFEYEGHEVRVADSGYAALDVHEALAPDVSFLDVKMPGMDGLELLRTLREREPTGLFIMISGHGTIDTAVEATREGAFDFLEKPLDTTRLLVTLRNALERKGLSQSVERLKSEFESRFEIVGGSFAIRQVLQVVEKVGPTDADVLITGENGTGKELVARALHRLSSRGDGPFIEVNCAAIPSELIESELFGHLKGSFTGAVSDRVGKFEQASGGSLFLDEIGDMSPAAQAKVLRALAERVITRVGGSKAARVDVRVIAATNKQLEDEIGAGRFREDLFYRLNVVPIHVPPLRERRDDVPMLVRHFARAMIDSRRAPERTFSQEALTRLSELEWPGNVRELRNTVERLMILAQGNEVGADDVVRLVRGRDSTMGLGGELLQAATFGDFKDAAERAYILHKLREHDWNVSETARAIEMPRSNLYKKIERYDLTRESV, from the coding sequence ATGGCCAAGATCCTGATCGTCGACGACGAGGCGTCCATCCGGGGCGCGCTGCAGCAGGTGTTCGAGTACGAGGGGCACGAGGTTCGGGTCGCGGACTCGGGGTATGCTGCCCTGGACGTGCACGAGGCGCTGGCGCCCGACGTGAGCTTCCTCGACGTCAAGATGCCCGGAATGGATGGGCTGGAGCTCCTGCGCACGTTGCGGGAGCGGGAACCCACGGGCCTCTTCATCATGATCTCGGGGCACGGGACCATCGACACGGCTGTGGAGGCGACGCGCGAAGGCGCGTTCGATTTCCTCGAGAAGCCGCTCGACACCACCCGCCTGCTGGTCACGCTGCGCAACGCACTGGAGCGAAAGGGGCTTTCCCAGTCGGTCGAGCGCCTCAAAAGCGAGTTCGAGAGCCGCTTCGAGATCGTGGGTGGTAGCTTCGCGATCCGTCAGGTGCTGCAAGTGGTTGAGAAGGTGGGGCCCACCGATGCCGATGTCCTGATCACGGGGGAGAACGGCACGGGAAAGGAGTTGGTCGCTCGTGCTCTCCATCGGCTCTCCTCACGCGGCGACGGTCCTTTCATCGAGGTCAATTGTGCGGCGATCCCCTCGGAGCTGATCGAGTCGGAGCTGTTCGGCCATCTGAAGGGGTCGTTCACTGGTGCGGTCTCCGACCGCGTGGGGAAATTCGAACAGGCGAGCGGGGGCAGCCTTTTCCTGGACGAGATCGGAGACATGTCGCCCGCCGCCCAGGCGAAGGTGTTGCGCGCGTTGGCCGAGCGGGTCATCACGCGCGTCGGCGGCTCGAAGGCGGCCCGCGTGGATGTGCGTGTCATCGCGGCCACCAACAAGCAGCTCGAGGACGAGATCGGGGCGGGCCGCTTTCGGGAAGACCTCTTCTATCGCCTCAACGTCGTTCCCATCCATGTGCCACCCTTGCGGGAGCGGCGAGACGACGTTCCCATGCTGGTCCGGCACTTCGCACGCGCCATGATCGATTCCCGTCGCGCTCCTGAGCGCACGTTCAGTCAGGAGGCGCTCACACGGTTGTCGGAACTCGAGTGGCCAGGCAACGTCCGCGAGCTGCGCAACACCGTCGAGCGCCTGATGATCCTGGCGCAGGGTAACGAGGTCGGGGCCGATGACGTCGTGCGTCTGGTCCGGGGACGCGACTCGACCATGGGGCTGGGCGGGGAGCTCCTGCAGGCAGCCACCTTCGGCGACTTCAAGGACGCGGCTGAACGTGCCTACATCCTGCACAAGCTGAGGGAGCACGACTGGAACGTCTCCGAGACCGCGCGTGCCATCGAGATGCCTCGCTCCAATCTGTACAAGAAGATCGAGCGCTACGACCTGACGCGCGAGAGCGTTTGA
- a CDS encoding matrixin family metalloprotease has product MHREPTLSSRVLGLSVLGLAAVLGARTLQQAWPDGHASGVPCPDEACIEQGLEAEAPLGEATLSRAQVCVDVGYLCADPAAPDSFRVLRWPDPARVLVVAVPLPDEAPVRAEALRRAAIRGILRWDGTPMRIRIAERATAGEPVDFEIRWATQLDDRRLGVTRYEWRRRGKESHFRVVDLALVTRDPFNLGRTLAPDAMELAAAHEMGHALGLGHSDSPEDVMYPENTALRLTARDYATVAALYRLPDGALVR; this is encoded by the coding sequence ATGCATCGAGAGCCCACCCTCAGCAGCCGCGTCCTGGGCCTGTCCGTCCTTGGCCTCGCCGCTGTCCTGGGAGCGCGCACGCTCCAGCAGGCCTGGCCGGACGGGCACGCTTCCGGGGTCCCCTGTCCGGACGAGGCGTGCATCGAACAGGGGCTGGAGGCGGAGGCGCCCTTGGGAGAGGCCACGCTGTCGCGTGCGCAGGTGTGCGTGGACGTGGGCTACCTCTGCGCGGACCCGGCGGCTCCGGACTCGTTCCGCGTCCTGCGGTGGCCGGACCCCGCCCGGGTTCTGGTGGTGGCGGTTCCTCTTCCCGACGAGGCGCCGGTGCGAGCGGAGGCACTCCGGCGGGCAGCCATCCGCGGCATCCTGCGATGGGACGGAACGCCGATGCGCATTCGTATCGCCGAGCGTGCCACCGCTGGCGAACCGGTCGACTTCGAGATCCGGTGGGCGACGCAGCTCGACGACCGGCGGCTCGGCGTCACGCGCTACGAATGGCGGCGGCGGGGGAAAGAGTCGCACTTTCGCGTCGTGGATCTCGCGCTCGTCACCCGGGATCCGTTCAACCTCGGTCGAACGCTCGCACCTGACGCCATGGAGCTGGCCGCAGCGCACGAGATGGGGCACGCGCTCGGGCTCGGGCACAGCGACTCGCCGGAAGACGTGATGTATCCGGAGAACACGGCGCTTCGGCTGACGGCCCGTGACTACGCCACCGTAGCAGCGCTCTATCGCCTTCCTGACGGCGCCCTGGTGCGCTAG